In Pseudomonas sp. ADAK2, the genomic window GGCCAGCAGCAACACCCACCCGGCCAAAGATAAAAAGGCTGCTTCCCGATGCCATCCCGATTCTGTCTGTTGGGCCTCTGCTTGCTGCTTAGCCCAACCCTTTTCGCCGCACCACAACCCGCCCTCACGGTCTACGGCGAAGCCCCCAAATATACCCCGGGCTTCCAGCACCTCGACTACGTCAACCCGAACGCGCCCAAGGGCGGCAGCCTGCGTCGTTCCTCGCTGGAGGGCGGGCCGTTCGATCATTTGATCCCGTATGTCGACAAAGGCACCGGCGTCGCCGAAATCGACACCTGGCTCTACGCCCCGTTGGCCTATCGATCCAAGGACGAGCCCTACAGCGTCTACGGCTTGGTCGCGCAGCAAATGGAACTGGCCCCGAACCGCACCTGGCTGCGTTTCTACCTGAACCCGGCGGCGCGTTTCGACGATGGTCGTGCGATCACCGCCGAGGACGTGCGCTACACCTTCGAACTGTTCACCACCCAGGGCAGCCTCAAATATCGCCAGCAATTCGCCGATGTCGCTGAAGTCATCGTCGAGTCGCCGACCCAAGTGCGTTTCGTGTTCAAGAACAATGAAAGCCGCACGCTGCCGCTGGATCTGGCGACTTTGCCGGTACTGCCGGAACACTGGTGGAAAACCCGCAACTTCGCCGACGGCGGCGGTTTCGAGGCCCCCCTGGGCAGCGGGCCATATCGGGTCAGCGCCGTGGATGCCGGGCGCAGCGTCAATTTCGAGCGAGTCAAGAATTGGTGGGGCAACGACCTGCCGATCACCCGCGGCCTCTACAACTTCGATGCGCTGCGGGTCGAGTTCTTCGCCGACAGCGACGTTTCGCGCCAGGTGCTGAAGGCCGGCGGCTTCGACTACAACCGCGAATTCTCCGCAACCAATTTCACCATCGGCTACGCCGGCACCGCACTGGATCAAGGACGCCTGATCCGCGAACACCTGGCCCCCGGCGCAGCCCAGGGCGCTCAGGGTTTTGTGTTCAACCTGCAAAAACCGTTGTTCCAGGACCGCCGTGTACGGCAAGCGATTGCCTTGCTTTGGGACTTCGAATGGAGCAACCGGCAGATGATGCGCAGCATGTACCTGCGCCAGCGCAGCTATTTCTCCCACAGCGAGCTCTCGGCCACGCAGCTGCCGGACGCCGAAGAACTGAACATCCTCGAACCGTGGCGCGGCCAGATTCCGGATGAAGTGTTCAGCGACGTGTTCCAGGCGCCGCACACCGACGGCAGCGGCATCATTCGCGGCCAGCAGTTGCAGGCGCTGAAACTGCTGACGACGGCGGGTTGGAAGCCCGAGGGCGATCAGTTGGTGAACGCCAAGGGCGAGCCGTTGCACTTCACTTTTCTCAACGGCCAGAAAGGCTTCGAGCGGTTGTTGTTGCCGTTCAAGCGCAACTTGGCGCAGATCGGTATCGGCTTCGATATCCGCCAGGTCGACACCGCGCAATACACCAACCGCGTGCGCAGCCGCGACTACGACATGATCGTCGCCGGCTACCCGGTGAGCCAGGCACCGGGGCGCGAGCTGTTCAACTATTTCGGTGCCGACGGCGCGGATGATCCCGGCTCCAACAACTACATGGTACTGCGCGATCCGGCGGTGGACGGCTTGCTCACCGGGCTGGTGCATGCCACCGACCGCGCGAGCATGTTGCGTCACGCGCGGGCGCTGGATCGGGTGTTGCAGTGGGGTTACTACTGGATTCCCAACTATTACCCGCCGGGGATTTCCACGGTGTGGTGGAACCGTTTCGGTCGTCCGGCGATTGCGCCGTTGTACGACGCCGGCCTGGAAACCTGGTGGGAAATCAGCCCGTCGGCACTGACCCAGACCCAAATGGAACAACGCACTCAGGAGTATTCCCATGTGGGGTTATAGCCTGCGGCGTTTGCTGCTGATCGTGCCGACGTTGCTGTGCATTCTGCTGGTCAATTTCGTCATCGTGCAGGCCGCGCCGGGTGGTCCGGTGGAGCAGGCCATCGCGCGCTTGCAGGGCATCGGCGTTGGTGGCGCGGTGGGTGGTGGACATGTCGAGACGGTCGGCGGCGAATCCCGCGCCACCCGTGGCCTGGACCCGAAACTGGTGGCGGAAATAGAGCGCCAGTACGGCTTCGATAAACCCGCCGGCGAACGCTTGTGGCTAATGCTCAAGCGTTATACGCGGCTGGATTTCGGTTCGAGCTTTTTCCGGGGTGCATCGGTGATTGATCTGATCCTGCAAAAGCTCCCGGTGACCTTGTCGCTGGGATTGTGGGCGACGTTGATCACTTATCTGGTGTCGATCCCGCTGGGGATTCGCAAGGCCGTGCATCACGGCTCGGCATTCGATGTCTGGAGCAGCGCAGCGATCATCATTGGCTACGCGATGCCGGGATTTCTGTTCGCGCTGTTGCTGATCGTGGTGTTCGGCGGCGGCACCGTTCTGGACTGGTTTCCGGTGCGCGGCCTGGTCTCGGAAAACTTCGCCGAGCTGTCGGCCTGGGGCAAGGTCGCGGACTACTTCTGGCACCTGGTGCTGCCGGTCAGCGCGCTGGTGATCGGCGGGTTTGCGACGCTGACGATCCTGACCAAGAACAGCTTTCTCAACGAGATCTCACGGCTGTACGTGGTGACCGCGCGGGCCAAGGGGCTGAGCGAAAACCAGGTCTTGTATGGTCATGTGTTCCGCAACGCCATGCTGCTGGTGGTCGCCGGATTGCCCCAAGCGCTGGTGACGGTGTTCTTCGGCGGCTCGTTGCTGATCGAGGTGATTTTCTCTCTCGATGGCCTCGGCCGTATGAGCTACGAAGCCGCCGTGGCGCGGGATTACCCGGTGGTGTTCGGATCGCTGTTCATCTTCACCCTGTTTGGCCTGCTGATAAAACTGTTGGGCGACCTCTGCTACACGCTGGTCGACCCGCGCATCGATTTCACCGCGAGGGCTGCCTGATGCTGACATTGTCTCCAATCGGCCTGCGGCGTTGGGCGCGGTTCAAGGCGCATCGGCGTGGCTGGTGGTCGTTGTGGCTGTTTCTGGCGTTGTTCGGCCTGAGCCTCGGTGGTGAACTGGTGGCCAATGACAAGCCGCTGCTGGTGTCGTATCAGGGCCAGTGGTATTTCCCGGCGTTCAAGCGCTACACCGAGCAGGACTTTGGCGGCGAGCTGCCGTTCCAACCGGACTATCGCAGTTTGCAGTCGCGCGAATTGATCGAGGGGCAGGGCGGCTGGTTGCTGTTTGCGCCGATCCCGTTTGGCTTCGACACGGTCAATTACGACCTGACCGAACCGGCGCCGAGCCCGCCGTCGCGGGAGAACTGGCTGGGCACTGACGATCAGGCGCGGGATGTCCTGGCGCGGGTGATTTTCGGCACACGGATCTCGCTGTTGTTCGCCTTGGCACTGACCGCCGCCAGCGCCTTAATTGGCATCGTTGCCGGCGCGTTGCAAGGTTATTACGGCGGCTGGATCGACTTGCTCGGTCAACGGTTGCTGGAAGTCTGGTCGGGGCTGCCGGTGTTGTACCTGCTGATCATTTTGTCGGGCTTCGTCGAACCGAATTTCTGGTGGCTGTTGGGGATCATGGCGCTGTTTTCCTGGCTGAGCCTGGTGGACGTGGTGCGCGCCGAGTTCCTGCGCAGCCGGGGCCTGGAATATGTGAAAGCCGCGCGAGCGCTGGGCGTCGGCGATGTGCAGGTGATGTGGCGGCACATCCTGCCCAACGCCATGAGCGCGACCCTGACCTACCTGCCGTTCATTCTGACCGGGGCCATCGCGACTTTGTCGGCACTCGATTTCCTCGGCTTCGGCATGCCGGCCGGCAGCGCATCGCTGGGCGAGCTGATCGGCCAGGGCAAAAACAATCTGCAAGCACCGTGGCTGGGCCTGACGGCGTTTTTCGCCCTGGCGCTGATTCTGTCGTTGCTGGTGTTTATCGGCGAAGCCTGCCGTGATGCTTTTGATCCCCGCTCTTGAGTCAGGAGAATGAGATGACCGATAACCTGATCGAATTGCGCAACCTGCGGGTCGCATTCAATGGCTGCGAAGTGGTGCACGGCGTTGACCTGGATATCCGCCCCGGTGAATGCCTGGCGTTGGTAGGCGAGTCCGGTTCCGGCAAATCGGTGACCGCCCACAGCATCCTGCAATTGCTCGAACCTTCGACCACCCGGATCGACGGCAGCATTCGTTATGCCGGTGAAGAGTTGCTGGGCACGTCGTCCAAACGCCTGCGGCAACTGCGCGGCAATCGCATCGCGATGATTTTCCAGGAGCCGATGAGTTCGCTGAACCCGCTGCACACAATCGAGCGGCAACTGGGTGAAACCCTGGCGTTGCACAAGGGCCTGGCCGGTGTTTCAGCGCGCAGGCGGATTCTGGAATTGTTGTAACTGGTCGGCATCCAGCATGCAGCAAGTCGCGTGAAGGCCTATCCGCATCAGCTCTCCGGCGGCCAGCGGCAACGGGTGATGATCGCCATGGCCCTGGCGTGCGAACCCGAGTTGCTGATCGCCGACGAGCCGACCACCGCGCTGGATGTCACGGTGCAACGCAAGATTCTGCTGCTGCTCAAGGCGCTGCAACAGCGCTTGGGCATGGCGCTGCTGATCATCAGCCACGACTTGAATCTGGTGCGCAGCATCGCCCAGCGCGTGGCGGTGATGCGTGGCGGGGTGATCGTCGAGCAGGCGTCTTGCGAGCAGTTGTTCAGCGCGCCGCAGCATCCCTACAGCGTTGAGTTGTTGAATGCCGAGCCGGGTGGCACGGCGCTGTGGCGGGACGATGCCGAGACATTGCTGGCGGTCAGTGATGTGAAAGTCTGGTTTCCGTTGGGCGGCGGCTGGCTGCGACCCAGGTCGTATCTCAAAGCTGTCAACGGCATCGACTTGAGCCTGCAACGAGGTAAGACCCTGGGCATTGTCGGCGAGTCGGGTTCGGGTAAGTCGACGTTGGGCCAAGCGATTTTGCGGCTGATTGAATCCGAGGGCAGCATTCGTTTCCGGGGCGAAGCGCTGGAGTCGCTCAGCGGCAAGCAGTTGCGGCCCCTGCGTAAGCGCTTGCAGGTGGTGTTCCAGGACCCGTTCGGCAGCCTCAGCCCGCGCCTGAGTGTGGAACAGATCATCGCCGAAGGCTTGCAGGTGCACAGCGACATGAATGCCGCTCAGCGCGAGCAAGCGGTGATCGATGTGCTGAGGGAAGTCGGCCTCGACCCGGCCACCCGACATCGCTATCCCCACGAGTTTTCCGGCGGTCAGCGGCAACGTATTGCTATCGCTCGGGCGCTGGTGCTTAAACCGGAATTGATCCTGCTGGATGAACCGACCTCGGCGCTGGATCGCACGGTGCAGAAGCAGATTGTCGGTTTGTTGCGCCGGTTGCAGGAGGAGCATGGTTTGACGTATCTGTTTATCAGCCACGATTTGGCCGTGGTGCGGGCGCTGGCCCATGATCTGATCGTGATGAAGGATGGCGAGGTGCTGGAACGCGGCGCTACTGCCGAGCTGTTTGGTGCAGCGCAGCATCCGTATACGCGGGAGTTGTTGGCCGCGTCGTTCGCACAAAGCCCCTTGTAGGAGCGAAGCTTGCTCGCGAAGGCGTCATGTCAGTCAGCATTGATGTTGAATGTGACGACGCGTTCGCGAGCAAGCTTCGCTCCTGCAAGGTTTCGTGTTTAGAAGGCGAAACAGGAACAGCCAAACGCCCCCCAGAACCCCTGGAAGTCACTGACCGGCGCCGACGACAACCGCGCCCGCTGGTGACTATGGGCATGCACCGCGCACGCGCCGACACAGTGGTGAACCTGCGCGGCCAACGGTTTCCAGTGCCCCGGTACTTTGGTGACCGGCGACCACTCGGGCACTACCGGGATCGGCGGTGGCGAGAGTTTTTCAAACTCGACACTGCCATAGACAATCTTGCCGTCGACAATCGTCAGCACCGACTCGATCCACTTGATCCCTTCGTCTTCGATGTGGAAATAGTCCGCCGACAGCGCAATCAAGTCCGCCAATTGCCCGACCTTGATCTGGCCTTTCTGCCCTTGTTCGGACGAGAACCAGGCGCTGCCATGGGTGAACAGTTCCAGCGCCGTGTCGCGGCTCAAGCCTTGCGGGTACAACTCCAGGCCGCCGACGGTGCGGCCGCTGACCAGCCAATACATCGAAGTCCAGGGGTTGTAGCTCGACACCCGTGTCGCATCGGTGCCGGCGCCGACCGGAATGCCTTCGGCCAGCATGCGGGCGATGGGCGGGGTGTGTTCGGCGGCCTTGGCGCCATAGCGGTCAACGAAGTATTCGCCCTGGAACGCCATGCGGTCCTGGATCGCAATGCCACCGCCCAGGGCTTTGACCCGCTCGATGTTCTGCGGGGTGATGGTTTCGGCGTGGTCGAAAAACCATGGCAAGCCATCGAACGGAATGTCGCGATTGACCTTCTCGAACACGTTGAGCATGCGGCTGATGGATTCGTTGTAGGTCGCGTGTAAACGGAACGGCCAGCGCTGCTCGACGAGGTGACGCACCACCGGTTCCAGCTCTTGCTCCATGGTTTGCGGCAGGTCCGGGCGTGGCTCCAGGAAGTCCTCGAAATCCGCCGCCGAGAACACCAGCATCTCGCCGGCACCGTTGTGCCGCAGGAAGTCGTCGCCCTGGCCGTAACGGGAGGTGCTGGTCCAGTTCTTGAAGTCGGTCAATTCTTCCTTGGGTTTCTGCGTGAAGAGGTTGTAGGCGATGCGCACCGTCAGTTGCTTGTCGTCCGCCAGTTGCTGGATGACTTGGTAATCGTCCGGGTAATTCTGGTAACCGCCGCCGGCATCGATGGCACTGGTAACGCCCAGGCGATTGAGTTCGCGCATGAACTGCCGGGTGGAGTTGACTTGCTGTTCCAGCGGCAGTTTCGGTCCCTTGGCCAGGGTCGAGTAGAGAATCATCGCGTTGGGTCGCGCGATCAGCATGCCGGTCGGATCGCCATTCGAGTCGCGGACGATCTCGCCGCCCGGCGGGTTTGGCGTGTCGCGGGTGTAGCCGACCACTTTCAACGCGGCGCGGTTGAGCAGGGCGCGGTCGTAGAGGTGCAGGACGAACACCGGCGTATCCGGCGCGGCTTTGTTCAGTTCTTCGATCGTCGGCAGGCGTTTCTCGGCGAACTGGAATTCGTTCCAGCCACCGACCACGCGCACCCATTGCGGCGTCGGCGTGCGGTCGGCCTGGTCCTTGAGCAGGCGCAAGGCGTCGACCAGCGAGGGCACGCCTTCCCAGCGCAGTTCCAGGTTGTAATTGAGGCCGCCGCGAATCAGGTGCAGGTGCGAGTCGTTGAGGCCGGGAATCACCGTGCGCCCGTGCAGGTCGATGATCTGCGTGCCCGGACCTTGCAGGGCCATGGCCTGGGCATCGCTGCCGACCACCACGAAGCGTCCGTCCTTGATCGCCACGGCACTGGCCTGGGGTTTCTTGCGGTCGACGGTGTGCAAGCGACCGTTGTACAGAATCAGATCGGCCGGGGCATCGGGCATGGTTTTACTCCCTGCGAATAGTGGGCTGACCCAGGCACCGACGGCGCCTGCCGAAAGGCCTTGCAGTACACGGCGGCGATTGAATCCGTCGTGGTCGTCAGGTGGGCTCATGGCAGTGTTCTCCGCTCAGTTCTTCATGAAAAAACCGGGATTGAACAGCCGATGTCTGACGCATGCGGCCAGAAGGAATATAGACCGCAAATCAATTTCCCGATGCCCAAACGCACGAATCCCGCCACAAGGGGCGGGATTCGTGTGCAGCCAGAGAGGCTCCCCGAAGCGGGGAGCCGTCATCTTACGACGGGAACAGCTCGGACAGCTTCATTGCCAGCATCATGTCGCCTTCAGCGCGCAGTTTGCCGCCCATGAACGCTTGCATGCCGTCAGTCGAACCGTCGACGATGCCTTCCAGGGTCTCGGCGTCCATCACCAGCGTGACCTGGGCGTCCGGGTTTTCGCCTTCTTTCAGTTCGCAGGTGCTGTCCTTGACGATCAGAGAGAAGTGCTTGGATTCGTCGATGCGGAAACCGAAGACCAGGTCCAGACCGGCAGCGGCGGCTGGGTTGAACTTGGCTTTCATTGCTTGTACGGCATCAGCTACGGAGGTCATGGTTCGATCCTTTCTTGGGTAATTAGAGCTGGGTGATTACAGCCAGGGTCACAATAGTCCGGACTCAGCGAAACGTGATGAGTTCCGGGGCCTTCAGCAGTTGCAAATGCGCATGACTGTTGAAGGAAGCCAGAGCCACCTCGCGACCACGGAACTTCAGTTGGTTGAGCGAGGTGTTGACGATTTGCCAGTTGAGTTCAAACGCCTGGCGAGCAGGCATTTGTGTAATGAGGTGGAGCAGGGCAGTGATGGTGCCGCCGGAGGTGAACACGGCGATTTTCTGCGTGTTGTCCGCCAGTTCTAGGATGCGGTTCAGCCCGGCCTGGACCCGTTCGACAAAACCCAGCCAGCTTTCCAGCCCCGGCGTGTCGTAGGTGCCGGCCAGCCAGCGCTCGATGATCAGGGCGAAGATACGCTGGAACTCGGCACGGTTTTGTGCGGCGTTGCGCAGGACGTCCAGCGCTTCCGGTTCGTCTTTGAGCATGGCCGGAAGCAGGGCGCGGATCACCGCGTCGGCGTCGAATTCGTTGAAGGCGGAATCGGTTTCCAGGGTCGGCGTCGACAGGCCCACGGCGGCGAATTGCTCCAGCGCGGTGGTGGCGGTGTGCTGCTGGCGACGCAAGTCCCCGGCAAGGCAGCGATCGAAGCTGATACCCAGCCCGGCGAGGTGCTGGCCGAGGATTTCTGCCTGGCGGATACCGGTCGGCGACAGGACGTCGTAGTCGTCTGCACCAAAGGAGGCCTGGCCATGTCGAATCAAGTAGATGCTGCCCACGTCCGCGTCATCCCGGTACGTTGAAGGTTTGGCGAGGTTATGAGGATGACCGTGAGCTGTCAATGAAAAAACATACGCTTGTTTGAAATGCCCGTTACAGGCCTGTTGCCAGAGGTTTCACGGCTGGCCCCAAAGGCGGGGCATGGGTATGCTGGAGCCATCCCGCGCGCGCGTTTTCAAGCGGCGCATTGTATTGAAGGAGTCCTGTGTGGAGTTTTTTGCCGAGTACGCCAGTTTCCTGGCCAAGACCGTGACCCTGGTGATCGCCATTCTGGTGGTCCTGGCCAGTTTCGCGGCATTGCGCAGTAAAGGTCGGCGCAAGTCGGCCGGCCAGTTGCAGGTCAGCAAACTCAATGATTTCTACAAAGGCCTGCGTGAACGCCTGGAGCAATCCTTGCTCGACAAGGATCAGCTCAAAGCCCTGCGCAAGTCCCAGACCAAGACCGAGAAAAAACAGAAGAAGAAACCCGAGGCCAAATCCCGGGTGTTCGTGCTGGATTTCGACGGTGACATCAAGGCTTCGGCTACCGAAAGCCTGCGCCACGAGATCACCGCACTGCTGACCCTCGCCACGCCCAAGGACGAAGTGGTCCTGCGCCTGGAAAGCGGCGGTGGCATGGTGCACAGCTACGGTTTGGCGTCGTCGCAACTGGCGCGTATCCGTGATGCCGGTGTGCCGTTGACCGTGTGCATCGACAAGGTCGCGGCCAGCGGCGGCTACATGATGGCGTGCATCGGCGAGAAAATTATCAGCGCCCCGTTCGCCATCCTCGGTTCCATCGGCGTGGTGGCGCAACTGCCTAACGTCAACCGCCTGCTGAAAAAGCACGACATCGACTTCGAAGTGCTGACCGCCGGCGAGTACAAACGCACCCTGACCGTGTTTGGCGAAAACACCGAGAAGGGCCGGGAGAAGTTCCAGGAAGATCTGGACATCACCCACGCGCTGTTCAAGAACTTCGTGTCGCGCTATCGCCCGCAACTGGCCATCAATGAAGTGGCCACCGGTGAAGTCTGGCTCGGTGTGGCGGCCCTGGACAAACAACTGGTGGACGAACTCAAGACCAGTGACGAATACCTCTCCGAACGCGCCAAGGGTGCGGAGTTGTACCACCTGCACTACGCCGAACGCAAAAGCCTTCAGGAACGCGTCGGCCTGGCGGCCAGCGGTTCCATCGACCGCGTGTTGCTGAACTGGTGGAGTCGCCTGACCCAACAGCGTTTCTGGTAACGCCAACAGCAGCCCGGCCACTCAAGTGGCCGGGCTTTTTTATGCGCGTTAGATAAGTTTTTGATAGGACGGCACAAGTAACAAAAGTGCAGGTGGTATCTATGTATTGTTTAAGTTTGAATTGTTGATTTGAAGATGGAAGTTCCTATCGGCTATTAGCGCTTTTATTTGGAAAGTCGGTCGATAGACTGGCTGTTCTTATCAGTCGCAAGGCTCGCTGAATATGTCTTCAACCGCAAATGATCAAACACCTCAGGCCATGACGCCGGAAGAACAAGGCGTCTTTTTCGAATTCTTCAAACGTAAACAGTTTCCTCAATGGCTGTTCACCGCCACGGCCGAAAGGCGCAAGGCGCTGCACGCCAGCCTGGTGGCCAGTCATCACTCCCGCGCCGATGCGGTCAAGGCCACGGCGGGCTTGAAAAGCCCGGAACAGTTCTGTACGCCGCTGCTGGCTAAAGCCATGTCCGATAAGTTGGGAGAGCCTCTGGATATAAGAGGCATTGTTTTTCAACATGTCCGCTCAACTTCAAGTTTGCTCGGGCTTCGAAAAAAACTCGTATTGCCCATCGATAGAGACTTGTTGGCCGCCGCCTGCGAAAACTTTGAAGCCAGTGAAACACTGGCTGCCAACTACCATGAACAATCCTTGATTTATCAACCGGAACGGGTCAGTGGAAGAGGCAATAAAGCCCTGGCGATCGAGCCCCATGAATTCGCAGAATTATGTCGTACGCTGGACTTGGGCAAGCAATATCAGACGCATCTCGACAGCGTGTTCGAACCGTATGCCGATAACGGTGAAGTTCGTAGAAAATGCGTGGTGCATTGGCGGCGTCGTCTTGATGTCGATCGGCAAATGGCGTTGATGAAGGGGCATATCGATGAACAGGTTTTTCAGATGCTCGGGCAGGTTCTGGAAAACATTCCGTCGATCAAACTCGGCAGTCATACCGTGGCTTGCAAGCGACTGGAGTTGATGGAGCATGCACTGCACGGCGCGGTATTGTTCGTGGCGGTCAGCGACGGGGCGTATGTCGACAACCCCTGCGTATTGTATCTGCCGGGGGATCCGGAGCAGCCGCTCAAGCAATACCCGAGCTACAGGCGAATGGAATTCGCTGTCAGCGAGCGACTTGGCACCGACACTTTCGGATCGTTTATCAGCGGGTCTATTACGCTGTCCGATCGGGTCGGTTTTAAAACCATGCTCAAGACACGTCTGTTGAGAGGTGGCGCGAATTGGCTACTCCCTGCCGCCACGGCCTACATTCCCGTCATGGCCTTCACGATCGCGGCCGATCCGTTTGCCGAACTCTACCGTCAGCGGGTGGTGCAGGTGATGGCGGACGCGCGGCAATTGGTGGTGCCCACCGATGACGAAGACGAGAAAACCCGTTTGGCCCGGCACGAAGCCTACAAGGAACTGGGCCTCGATCTGGCGGTGTTCGGTGCTTCGTTCATCCCGGTGGTGGGTGAAATATTGATGGCGCTGGCCGCGGGCCAATTGTTGCTCAGTGTCTATCACGGCGTCGAGAGCTGGGCCGCCGGGGAGCAGGAACAGGCCACCGACTACTTTTTCGATACGCTGGAGAACCTCATCGTCATGACGGCACTGGCCGCCGGTGTGGGGGCGGCGAAAATGACCTACCTGACCGTCAGGGGTTCGCGTTTTGTCGAACGCTTGAGACAGGTCCGACTGGCCAGTGACAACGAGCGGCTGTGGAAGCCGGACCTGCTGCCTTATCGCCAGAACATGACGCTGCCCGCCTGGTTGAAGGCCGATGAACGGGGGCTGCGCTGGTTCAACGATCAAGCGTATCTGGCTGTCGGCAAGGAGGTGTATGCCGTTCGCCCACAGCCGGATACTGGCTTGTGGGAAGTCATGGGGCCGACCATCCGAGAAGCTTACGCACCGCGACTGGAAACCAACGACGCCGGTGCCTGGCGCCACGATTCCGAATTGCCTCAGGAATGGGATCGACTGCGGCTATTTCGCCGAATGGGGTACCCGGAGCAGGACATTCCGGATGCCCGGGCCCTGCAAATCCTCTCGGTCAGCGCCATCGACGAGCGCATTTTACGTCGGGTACTGATCGACGGCATGAAACCACCGGCCGTATTGACCGACACTGTTCGACGCTTTGCGGTGGATGATCAGGTCATCCGTTTTATCGAGCAATTGAACAGCGCGACAACCTCCGCATTCGCCGATACGGATCTGCAGTTTCGTTTACTGATGACCCTGAAGAAATGGCCGAAACAGCTGCGCATCAAAGTGGTCGATGCCAAAGGGAGGGCCGTTGAGGCGTTCGCCCACGAAGACGCCACGACCACGGCAACCACCCTCACGCTGACTCAGGCGCAGGTTCAGAGTGGGCAATTCTACCCCGGCCTGCTGGCCGGCCTGAGCGCCACAGAACGGGCCAGCCTGCTGGACACGACCACCCTGGTGCCGGCTGAACAGATCGAGGCTCTGGTCAAGGTGCTGGCGGAACAGGCCGATCGCCAACGGATGACGCTGTTCACCTGGCTGTATCAGCGCGGCGTCTCCGCGCAGGGCAGTCGCTCAACGCCGTTGCGCCATCAATTCCCCGACCTGCCGCTCAGCGTGCTTGATGAGTTGGTCCATTATGCCGACACCGTCGAGTGGGATGAGTTGGATGCCGGGAAAGTACCGTTGCGTCTGGCCGAGGAAGCCCGGCGCTTCCAGCAGGTGGTGCGCATCGGCCGGGCCTACGAGGGGCTGTATCTGAGCGCTGCCGGCGGAATTGATACCGACCGGTTGGTATTCAATACCCTCAAGCATCTGCCCGGCTGGACGGGCGATATTTATCTGCGCTTGCTGGAGTGGTCGTTCTACACCGAGGACGTCGCCAGCCTGGGTTCGGAAAATGCCACGCAGAAATTGTTGATGAACGCCCACCCGGATCGCTACGACGTCCTCGACGAAAATTACGATACCCGCAGCTACCTTCCCGGACGGACCCGTGAACATTACTTCCAGGCGCTCTGGGAAGGCCTGACGCC contains:
- a CDS encoding NEL-type E3 ubiquitin ligase domain-containing protein gives rise to the protein MSSTANDQTPQAMTPEEQGVFFEFFKRKQFPQWLFTATAERRKALHASLVASHHSRADAVKATAGLKSPEQFCTPLLAKAMSDKLGEPLDIRGIVFQHVRSTSSLLGLRKKLVLPIDRDLLAAACENFEASETLAANYHEQSLIYQPERVSGRGNKALAIEPHEFAELCRTLDLGKQYQTHLDSVFEPYADNGEVRRKCVVHWRRRLDVDRQMALMKGHIDEQVFQMLGQVLENIPSIKLGSHTVACKRLELMEHALHGAVLFVAVSDGAYVDNPCVLYLPGDPEQPLKQYPSYRRMEFAVSERLGTDTFGSFISGSITLSDRVGFKTMLKTRLLRGGANWLLPAATAYIPVMAFTIAADPFAELYRQRVVQVMADARQLVVPTDDEDEKTRLARHEAYKELGLDLAVFGASFIPVVGEILMALAAGQLLLSVYHGVESWAAGEQEQATDYFFDTLENLIVMTALAAGVGAAKMTYLTVRGSRFVERLRQVRLASDNERLWKPDLLPYRQNMTLPAWLKADERGLRWFNDQAYLAVGKEVYAVRPQPDTGLWEVMGPTIREAYAPRLETNDAGAWRHDSELPQEWDRLRLFRRMGYPEQDIPDARALQILSVSAIDERILRRVLIDGMKPPAVLTDTVRRFAVDDQVIRFIEQLNSATTSAFADTDLQFRLLMTLKKWPKQLRIKVVDAKGRAVEAFAHEDATTTATTLTLTQAQVQSGQFYPGLLAGLSATERASLLDTTTLVPAEQIEALVKVLAEQADRQRMTLFTWLYQRGVSAQGSRSTPLRHQFPDLPLSVLDELVHYADTVEWDELDAGKVPLRLAEEARRFQQVVRIGRAYEGLYLSAAGGIDTDRLVFNTLKHLPGWTGDIYLRLLEWSFYTEDVASLGSENATQKLLMNAHPDRYDVLDENYDTRSYLPGRTREHYFQALWEGLTPTRRAALGVAADERGVALREKITALALERRGMAGQVLGIAFRHAGYVSPMRLADPLFGAAPDGLPSVPLTPPAKSSALIHRAKELYPTHSPEQIDLFLTGLGSVEVLAARKLESLRLEFLTIRQVLQNWIMRDTWYHAPDGARLKVSALAKTRASREIIRCWRRETPSRLSLDGQLYELVLPPLQVGELPLITGDFSHVGTLVMDRVGASAGLNSFLHNFKQLRKLSLVGNQLTRLAQAIGNMPLLETLNLSENQIRLTSASVDELAGLTHLKTLNLSNNPTLNLAPNVAQMTQLKRLDLRSTGINQWPPGATGLPRLQVLDLRYNRISQIPEDVYAASNRLNNGTDIAGNPLSPETVQRVVNYQLTTEISLGLAATGQAQALVEVVADMTMSSTWLTGVSAEDAVQKRLLWSALLAYPEGRPFFSLLARLRYTADFRMVYRSLSQRVWDVVSAAAEDDVLRRALFRMADTGRISVDGYTLLFSDLHVRVLCYRALAAARGGVDTVEGELTRLLRGLFRLQAVEKLALKNIISRRRTGPVTDEQAMEISLAYRIGLAERLQLPAQPLEMNFRLGVEVIPQTLDWVYSEVVKAEHTTQLIDWVTDQDFWTEYLESAHREQFDEMVIRAAAAFAHLDSQQNYTREQFTQSMNGIVTNFANERAVFYRRLTSHALQRHPGLALPVTPGG